Proteins from one Ricinus communis isolate WT05 ecotype wild-type chromosome 9, ASM1957865v1, whole genome shotgun sequence genomic window:
- the LOC8259326 gene encoding premnaspirodiene oxygenase — MMDHQFTSFQMLITFLLFIFMVLKIWKKCNSTTNLPPGPWKLPVIGSIHHLLDPLTHHRLRDLAKKYGPIMHLQVGEVTTIVMSSPETAKQIMKTHDANFAQRPFILAVGIVTYDFKDLAFAPYGEYWRQLRKISTMELLSMKRVQSFRSIREEEVAKAIKSVNASCSAGSVPINFGRIVTYLTYGIISRAAFGKVWKGEEEQFVPAIQKLIQASSGFNLADIYPSIKFLHVISGIRPRLEKLHRGIDVILDDVLKEHKARNAVAKTEEEEDFVDVLLNFQDKGLQFSLTDDSIKAVIMDVFSAGSETSSTTVEWAMSELMKNPRVLEKAQAEVRQVFCRKRSINEESLQELNYLKLVIKETLRLHPPVPLLLPRECREDCVINGYDIPAKSRVMVNVWAIGRDPNWWIDAEKFFPERFLDNAIDYKGNNFEFLSFGAGRRMCPGMSFGVANVELPLAMLLYHFDWKLPYGLKPENLDMSECLGAGVRKKEELCLIPIPYIPLPIN; from the exons ATGATGGACCACCAATTCACCTCCTTCCAAATGCTTATCACCTTTCTCTTGTTTATCTTCATGGTATTGAAGATATGGAAGAAATGTAACTCAACCACAAATCTACCACCAGGACCATGGAAACTTCCTGTTATAGGAAGCATTCACCATCTACTTGACCCTCTAACTCATCACCGTCTGAGAGACCTCGCCAAGAAATATGGCCCGATTATGCACCTTCAAGTTGGCGAAGTCACCACAATTGTTATGTCTTCTCCTGAAACTGCTAAACAGATAATGAAAACCCACGATGCCAATTTTGCTCAAAGACCCTTTATTCTTGCAGTAGGAATCGTAACTTATGATTTTAAAGACCTTGCATTTGCACCCTATGGAGAGTATTGGAGACAGTTAAGAAAAATTTCCACAATGGAGCTTCTAAGTATGAAACGAGTGCAGTCATTCAGGTCAATCAGGGAAGAAGAAGTAGCAAAGGCCATTAAATCCGTTAATGCTTCTTGCAGTGCAGGATCAGTACCGATCAACTTTGGTAGGATTGTCACTTATTTAACTTATGGTATCATTTCAAGAGCAGCTTTTGGCAAGGTATGGAAGGGAGAAGAAGAACAATTTGTACCTGCTATTCAGAAACTGATACAAGCATCAAGTGGTTTCAATCTCGCTGATATCTACCCTTCCATCAAATTTCTTCATGTGATAAGTGGTATAAGGCCTAGACTAGAAAAGCTTCACAGGGGAATAGATGTTATACTTGACGATGTTCTGAAAGAGCATAAAGCTAGAAACGCAGTGGCAAAgactgaagaagaagaagattttgTAGATGTTTTATTGAATTTCCAGGATAAAGGTCTTCAATTCTCTTTAACCGACGACAGCATTAAGGCAGTTATCATG gaTGTGTTTAGTGCTGGTAGCGAGACATCGTCTACAACTGTAGAATGGGCAATGTCAGAACTGATGAAAAACCCAAGAGTACTGGAAAAGGCACAGGCAGAAGTGAGGCAAGTATTCTGTAGAAAAAGAAGCATTAACGAAGAAAGCCTACAAGAACTGAACTACTTAAAGTTGGTTATTAAAGAAACATTGAGATTACACCCTCCTGTCCCGCTCTTACTTCCTAGAGAATGTAGAGAGGATTGTGTAATTAATGGCTATGACATTCCTGCAAAATCTAGAGTCATGGTGAACGTATGGGCAATTGGAAGAGATCCCAACTGGTGGATTGATGCTGAAAAGTTTTTTCCAGAGAGATTTCTTGATAATGCTATTGATTACAAGggaaataattttgaatttctctCATTTGGTGCTGGAAGAAGGATGTGTCCAGGAATGTCATTTGGGGTAGCCAACGTTGAGCTTCCACTTGCAATGTTGCTATACCACTTTGATTGGAAACTTCCATACGGACTGAAGCCTGAAAATCTTGACATGAGTGAATGTTTGGGAGCTGGagtgagaaagaaagaagaactcTGCTTAATTCCCATTCCCTACATTCCACTACCTATCAATTAG